A single region of the Nomia melanderi isolate GNS246 chromosome 12, iyNomMela1, whole genome shotgun sequence genome encodes:
- the LOC116433694 gene encoding RNA pseudouridylate synthase domain-containing protein 1 isoform X4 encodes MNINEILYNWSMLIVKLTQIILRLLKLHLKEFMKFRHRNNVNILHRSENFLVVSKPYDMYINSNNPKKKNTLQSELKKILPNLANPSLFHEFHFVHRLDYATSGIICIALNKKAARAASNAFETRRVKKFYLALLHGHVNEPYLVIDKPIGIDVREKMGNHKMCINDNDFCEKPRKSYTILVVLEHGFRNGKPATKVLLCPETGRRHQLRVHCSYIGHTVIGDYTYSERKDVEPYRTFLHSFRSLYFELDSYFWQI; translated from the exons atgaatataaatgaaatattatataattggtCTATGCTgatcgtcaaattgacgcaaaTAATTCTAAGGTTGTTGAAGTTGCATCtaaaagaattcatgaaatttaggcatagaaataatgtaaatatactgCATCGCAGTGAGAATTTCTTGGTAGTATCTAAACCATATGATATGTATATCAATAGCAATAATCCTAAGAAAAAG aataCACTTCAAtctgaattgaaaaaaattttaccTAATCTGGCTAATCCAAGTTTATTCcatgaatttcattttgtacacAGATTGGATTATGCAACCAGTGGTATTATATGTAttgcattaaataaaaaagCAGCACGAGCTGCTTCAAATGCATTTGAAACAAGAAGagtaaaaaagttttatttagcaTTACTTCATGGTCATGTTAATGAACCTTATCTTGTTATAGATAAACCGATTG GAATCGATGTTAGAGAAAAAATGGGAAATCATAAAATGTGTATTAATGATAATGATTTTTGTGAAAAACCCCGAAAGTCTTATACAATACTTGTTGTATTAGAACATGGCTTCAGAAATGGAAAACCAGCTACTAAAGTACTATTATGTCCAGAAACTGGTAGACGCCATCAATTAAGAGTACATTGTTCTTACATTGGTCACACAGTAATAGGAGATTACACATATAGTGAAAGAAAAGATGTTGAACCTTACAGAACATTTCTACATTCCTTCAG ATCCTTGTACTTCGAATTGGATAGTTATTTCTGGCAAATTTGA
- the LOC116433694 gene encoding RNA pseudouridylate synthase domain-containing protein 1 isoform X3, which yields MNINEILYNWSMLIVKLTQIILRLLKLHLKEFMKFRHRNNVNILHRSENFLVVSKPYDMYINSNNPKKKNTLQSELKKILPNLANPSLFHEFHFVHRLDYATSGIICIALNKKAARAASNAFETRRVKKFYLALLHGHVNEPYLVIDKPIEHGFRNGKPATKVLLCPETGRRHQLRVHCSYIGHTVIGDYTYSERKDVEPYRTFLHSFRYMFHTVVSHNVLTSVSFLRLILNNDVENLDIKSIDPFQASDPRNQWSPTNIARVLDENIFFEIYNLMQ from the exons atgaatataaatgaaatattatataattggtCTATGCTgatcgtcaaattgacgcaaaTAATTCTAAGGTTGTTGAAGTTGCATCtaaaagaattcatgaaatttaggcatagaaataatgtaaatatactgCATCGCAGTGAGAATTTCTTGGTAGTATCTAAACCATATGATATGTATATCAATAGCAATAATCCTAAGAAAAAG aataCACTTCAAtctgaattgaaaaaaattttaccTAATCTGGCTAATCCAAGTTTATTCcatgaatttcattttgtacacAGATTGGATTATGCAACCAGTGGTATTATATGTAttgcattaaataaaaaagCAGCACGAGCTGCTTCAAATGCATTTGAAACAAGAAGagtaaaaaagttttatttagcaTTACTTCATGGTCATGTTAATGAACCTTATCTTGTTATAGATAAACCGATTG AACATGGCTTCAGAAATGGAAAACCAGCTACTAAAGTACTATTATGTCCAGAAACTGGTAGACGCCATCAATTAAGAGTACATTGTTCTTACATTGGTCACACAGTAATAGGAGATTACACATATAGTGAAAGAAAAGATGTTGAACCTTACAGAACATTTCTACATTCCTTCAGGTATATGTTTCATACAGTTGTTTCCCATAATGTATTGACATCAGTTTCTTTTTTAAGGTTGATACTAAATAATGATGTTGAAAACTTAGATATAAAGAGTATAGATCCATTCCAAGCCTCTGACCCAAGAAATCAGTGGTCACCAACAAATATTGCTCGAGTTTtagatgaaaatatattttttgaaatttataatcttATGCAATAA
- the LOC116433694 gene encoding RNA pseudouridylate synthase domain-containing protein 1 isoform X2 — protein sequence MNINEILYNWSMLIVKLTQIILRLLKLHLKEFMKFRHRNNVNILHRSENFLVVSKPYDMYINSNNPKKKNTLQSELKKILPNLANPSLFHEFHFVHRLDYATSGIICIALNKKAARAASNAFETRRVKKFYLALLHGHVNEPYLVIDKPIGIDVREKMGNHKMCINDNDFCEKPRKSYTILVVLEHGFRNGKPATKVLLCPETGRRHQLRVHCSYIGHTVIGDYTYSERKDVEPYRTFLHSFRLILNNDVENLDIKSIDPFQASDPRNQWSPTNIARVLDENIFFEIYNLMQ from the exons atgaatataaatgaaatattatataattggtCTATGCTgatcgtcaaattgacgcaaaTAATTCTAAGGTTGTTGAAGTTGCATCtaaaagaattcatgaaatttaggcatagaaataatgtaaatatactgCATCGCAGTGAGAATTTCTTGGTAGTATCTAAACCATATGATATGTATATCAATAGCAATAATCCTAAGAAAAAG aataCACTTCAAtctgaattgaaaaaaattttaccTAATCTGGCTAATCCAAGTTTATTCcatgaatttcattttgtacacAGATTGGATTATGCAACCAGTGGTATTATATGTAttgcattaaataaaaaagCAGCACGAGCTGCTTCAAATGCATTTGAAACAAGAAGagtaaaaaagttttatttagcaTTACTTCATGGTCATGTTAATGAACCTTATCTTGTTATAGATAAACCGATTG GAATCGATGTTAGAGAAAAAATGGGAAATCATAAAATGTGTATTAATGATAATGATTTTTGTGAAAAACCCCGAAAGTCTTATACAATACTTGTTGTATTAGAACATGGCTTCAGAAATGGAAAACCAGCTACTAAAGTACTATTATGTCCAGAAACTGGTAGACGCCATCAATTAAGAGTACATTGTTCTTACATTGGTCACACAGTAATAGGAGATTACACATATAGTGAAAGAAAAGATGTTGAACCTTACAGAACATTTCTACATTCCTTCAG GTTGATACTAAATAATGATGTTGAAAACTTAGATATAAAGAGTATAGATCCATTCCAAGCCTCTGACCCAAGAAATCAGTGGTCACCAACAAATATTGCTCGAGTTTtagatgaaaatatattttttgaaatttataatcttATGCAATAA
- the LOC116433694 gene encoding RNA pseudouridylate synthase domain-containing protein 1 isoform X1 yields the protein MNINEILYNWSMLIVKLTQIILRLLKLHLKEFMKFRHRNNVNILHRSENFLVVSKPYDMYINSNNPKKKNTLQSELKKILPNLANPSLFHEFHFVHRLDYATSGIICIALNKKAARAASNAFETRRVKKFYLALLHGHVNEPYLVIDKPIGIDVREKMGNHKMCINDNDFCEKPRKSYTILVVLEHGFRNGKPATKVLLCPETGRRHQLRVHCSYIGHTVIGDYTYSERKDVEPYRTFLHSFRYMFHTVVSHNVLTSVSFLRLILNNDVENLDIKSIDPFQASDPRNQWSPTNIARVLDENIFFEIYNLMQ from the exons atgaatataaatgaaatattatataattggtCTATGCTgatcgtcaaattgacgcaaaTAATTCTAAGGTTGTTGAAGTTGCATCtaaaagaattcatgaaatttaggcatagaaataatgtaaatatactgCATCGCAGTGAGAATTTCTTGGTAGTATCTAAACCATATGATATGTATATCAATAGCAATAATCCTAAGAAAAAG aataCACTTCAAtctgaattgaaaaaaattttaccTAATCTGGCTAATCCAAGTTTATTCcatgaatttcattttgtacacAGATTGGATTATGCAACCAGTGGTATTATATGTAttgcattaaataaaaaagCAGCACGAGCTGCTTCAAATGCATTTGAAACAAGAAGagtaaaaaagttttatttagcaTTACTTCATGGTCATGTTAATGAACCTTATCTTGTTATAGATAAACCGATTG GAATCGATGTTAGAGAAAAAATGGGAAATCATAAAATGTGTATTAATGATAATGATTTTTGTGAAAAACCCCGAAAGTCTTATACAATACTTGTTGTATTAGAACATGGCTTCAGAAATGGAAAACCAGCTACTAAAGTACTATTATGTCCAGAAACTGGTAGACGCCATCAATTAAGAGTACATTGTTCTTACATTGGTCACACAGTAATAGGAGATTACACATATAGTGAAAGAAAAGATGTTGAACCTTACAGAACATTTCTACATTCCTTCAGGTATATGTTTCATACAGTTGTTTCCCATAATGTATTGACATCAGTTTCTTTTTTAAGGTTGATACTAAATAATGATGTTGAAAACTTAGATATAAAGAGTATAGATCCATTCCAAGCCTCTGACCCAAGAAATCAGTGGTCACCAACAAATATTGCTCGAGTTTtagatgaaaatatattttttgaaatttataatcttATGCAATAA